A region of the Nothobranchius furzeri strain GRZ-AD chromosome 13, NfurGRZ-RIMD1, whole genome shotgun sequence genome:
TCACGCAGAGGAGCAAACACACGAGTTGGCTGATGATGAACAAAATACAACACAAAAACAGCCCTGCAGTCAGGAGGCGCCCTCAGCAGAGTCCAGGCGAACAACATAATCCACAATAGTTTTCCTGGTCGTTAGCTGTGCGTCTGCTCCCATCTGTGTGTCTCAGTCTGTAGAACTGTCATCTGAGCTCTCCTCGCCCGCTGCCTTCCaattttttctcttcttctttttagaGTCCAGCTCCGAGTCCCAATCCTTGACAGAGTCGTGCTTTCGCTTTTTACGACTGTTAGTCCGTCTTTCACTGTTTTTCTCATCACCGCTGtcccctgagctgctgctgtcctcgTCACCCCCTCTGGTTTTCACCACTTTCTTGTTTTTGTGTCGGCCCCTAGTActtttcttcttcctttgtttGCGTCTCACATCACTTCTGTCATCGGAGCTGCAGTCGCTGTTCGAGGGCTCATCCTTCTTCCTCTTTCCATCGccacttttcttcttctttttcttctttcgaGATGATTTTTTGGAGCGTTTGGACAAATACGCCTCAGTGTCAGACTTGGACTTTTTCATTTTGTGGCGCCCAGTCTTCCTGATGGCACCTCTTTTTTCACTGTGAAAGTAAGTGGACAACGTAAAAGTAGTCAAACAGATTTTAGCCGCAACAGAACACCTCGTCTGGTTAGAGTGTCAGCTTGTTTTGTTATCAAGTACCAGCTTTTCGAAAGCACAGTGATGAATCGAGTCTGAGAGATCCGAGTTGTGTTGTGTTTTTGCTTACTTGTCACTTTCAAACTCCTCAGGATAAAGCTCCTTGAAGCCACTGTGTCCCCATCTGCCATGTGAACACAAGACATGTGTGAACATTACAAAGCCTTCTATAAtagcaaaggtgtgtgtgtgtgtgtaatggctTACAGAGCACAAAGAAAGAAAACTCAATTTGTTCATGCAATGTACCTGTCAGGATCCTTGGCCTCAAATTCATAGAGTTTGCGGGTCCAGTTTTGAGCTTCTCTGTTGTCGTGCTCCGAGACTCGCTCCTTGCTTCCACTCCTGTTTCTAGAGAGATCCGGCACGCGATCGCAGTGCATGCTTCCTCTGGAATATGAGCATTTTTCACACGTCAGCGAGCGATCATACAGCAAcagctcaaaaaaaaaaaacttcccaaTCCAAAGTTTTCCCCATTTTAGGAATtctattagcctggcaagccagactaaataaatgtattattcagtctggccacgctccattgacggctctcggttgtggggcgggttctgccgttgtctttcaaatgatctccgcattccactggacaatgaatgcgacatactcttgtttcactctgttgcatcaacccacccaccaggcacataagagtgccctgattggcccacaaagcggattaagctctgtgatttgttcactaagcagatagagcactatgaatggcccaccattatggaccaatcacagctctttatgtgtttgaaacccctctagagctgtgattggctagccagagtcctggtaggagctgctgaggttccaatggagcatgcctagaccattttttgcaaagcaagaatttggtctagttcactaggctggaATTCTATATGAACTCTTTAGGAATCCGTTAATGTGATAGTCCTGCCCTTTACTGTGATTTAATGTAGGCAATACATCAGATTTTGTTGCTGCTCAGCATTTGCCAGTATCATTCGACATCCGCATacgtacatttgtgtgtgtgtgtgtgtgtgtgtgtgtgtgtgtgtgtgtgtgtgtgtgtgtgtgtgtgtgtgtgtgtgtgtgtgtgtgtgtgtgtgtgtgtgtgtgtgtgtgtgtgtgtgtgtgtgtgtgtgtgtgtgttttagctcaGTTTCCCGGCTAGAGGTGTGCGTTCACAAATGAGAGCTGTTGCATACAGCGGTATCACGAAGGGGGGAGGGGCTAGTAGGTGCTATTTCATTTTATGTTTAATAATAATTTTTACATTTCCCATTTCTATGATAGtatttaattatttaatattttattattatcttctgactttgttcttgtgaagatctttgtgatttttaccttgagtgGTGCTACATAAAAAAACTCGATTCTTCTTCTATACATTTTTCACCGCTACGTGGTGCCCTTTGAGAAAAAACTTGGGTTTTCTGCTTTAAGTGTCACAACTTGGGTTAAACTGGAATTTTTACCTCATACTGGCCATATCCGGAAAAGGTTTGTGTTGGGATGTATTGATCTCCCAGTCTCGCATTTTCCACATCTCCATTTCTTCTTGGATCTGCAGTGGGTCAACAAAAATATGTATACCAACTGGGTGAAAATTTGGCACAATTTTGAGAGGGCCTCTAAAAACCCAGTCATTGATAAATACATGTACATTTTTCCCATAGAGCCTTTTTACACCAATTATTAGACACAAAATGGGCACCGCATCAGGTAATTCTAGCTGGTTTTGTTCCCCTGGGACTCTGGGCTTGATTGTTCATGTTGGATGGGGGTGTCCTGGGGCTCAGGACCTCTGGGTTAAAGGTACTTTGTTGTATTACTGATTTGAATGGTGTCCCTCTCCCATTGGATCCTGTTCACGAACTATTTGATGACTCACGGATACCACGTTCAAAGATAACCTGTAGATTGCAGGATTGACTGCAATGGAGACAAGCAAAGATGGAAACCACCAAGTATATATAGACATGGCCTGTATATATACTTCAGATACTATGGCTATAACTTCTAGGATGGACTGCATAGGTAGCCTTAAGATACTTCTCGCCAGCTGGAGTGGGGTGTACTGACTAGTGGACATGGGGGACGAAGTAGGGAGAGTAGGTTTGAATTGTTAACGTTATACAAACAGGAAGTTGGTTGTCGAGTGTTTGAAATGTTCCGGTATTGTTGAAACTTACTATTAATAAAA
Encoded here:
- the nkapd1 gene encoding uncharacterized protein NKAPD1, with amino-acid sequence MSKQPMGKTLLRNVIRHTDAHNKIQEEMEMWKMRDWEINTSQHKPFPDMASMRGSMHCDRVPDLSRNRSGSKERVSEHDNREAQNWTRKLYEFEAKDPDRWGHSGFKELYPEEFESDNEKRGAIRKTGRHKMKKSKSDTEAYLSKRSKKSSRKKKKKKKSGDGKRKKDEPSNSDCSSDDRSDVRRKQRKKKSTRGRHKNKKVVKTRGGDEDSSSSGDSGDEKNSERRTNSRKKRKHDSVKDWDSELDSKKKKRKNWKAAGEESSDDSSTD